A region of the Saccharomyces cerevisiae S288C chromosome II, complete sequence genome:
CTTCAAACAAACTGGGAAAGATTTGAAGAACCTcattgatgaattatttgATGACACTGTCAAATACTGTGTTACCCCCATCTTTAACGAGAATAGAAATAAGACAGATGATGAAACAGACCCGAACTTCGTAAAAGTCATTGATTACACTTCAAACGGTTGgtgaaacaaaaaaaaaaaaagaacccATCCTAAAATactgttattattactaaATAGTGCTAAATAATACATATGCCTTGATTTTATTTCcgaaattttttgttttgtcaATTTAGGCTCTATTAGCTTCTTCATCAGGTTCATTATCGTCTACAACACCGTCTTCCATggtattttcaatttcttcctcaaAATTTGTTGTCTTATTTGTTGTAGCACTGATCAGACCTCTCTTCACAACACGTAGAGCCACCGGGATAGTAATATCATCGTCAGATATACCCAAATATTCCCGACTCCAATTTAAAATCCTACCTCTTATTCTATTGGCTTTTATTACAGActttctgattttttgtAAGTTTCTTATGAATTCTTTATTCCTCTGTAGTGCAATCTGCGACAGCTGTCGGGCAGACTCAATTTCCTCATTTAACTGTTGTTGTTCGGCCGCTGTTAATGTTGATATAGAAGCAGAACCGGAAGAAGATGGCAGCAACGATAACAGCGCATTAGATTGTTCCAACCTTGGCaatgcaaaaaaaggatCTTCCTCTCCAAATTCTTCCATGCCATTATTGATATGACCAGCTTCAGTAGACAAACTATTCGAGTTAACCTCgttgatattgtttttgttgttaATGTCATCCTCGTCGCTTGCCCCTCTATCCTCTGGAAGGGTCAAATTGTGATTATAAGATGGTAGGTTCAAGTTAGATTCATAAATTGGTTCAGGATGATCTCCTAAAAAAACCTCCAAAAACTGGGAATATCTAACAACTGACAtctgttctttttcaatcatTAGAATTATTTGCAAGgctaaatttttcaaaattgggCTTGAAAATGTCCTTGAGATAGTTTTATGATTTATTATATCCCCTAGGGAAAGAATGGGAGTCAAAATCTCCTTTACATTCACTAGTTTTGATAGGTCGTCATCGTCTTCTTCGCCGTAATACTCATCAGTGATATTTTCGTCTTCCTTCTCACTACCATCGATGTCGTTTTCATCACCGACTAAAACAGGCTCGACGTTGATGTCAGGTGtgaattttattcttttgcGTCTACTATCAGTGACAATATTTGTTTGCAGAAGGCGATGCTCCGAACCGTTATAGAACACAGTTTGCTCAATCATTGGCTTAGAATTGTTCAAGTCTCTTCTTGTTACTACTTCGCTTCTCTGCAAAAGTTTGTTACCTCTGTTAGAGGATATGCCAGTGGCCTCAGGATAGATTAGTTTTCCATCAAGGGATCTTTTCAGTACCTGATAGTTACCgcttttttcctttattatCCTTCTAGTAAATGTGCTAATTATATTCGATTCATTAGCTAACACACTCTTGCTTTCCAATTCTGCGTTGTTTTTCATACTGCTCCTAATAGTCATCTCGATCAACAAGAAGCAACAGCTGAGATATTTGTTTCTCAACCTCTTTTTTGCAGGAGATGCTGTCATCAAGCAACGTTTCTTCTATTTGAAAGCGATTGTTTTACCAGAACAAAGTTCGCTACCCGGCTTCGGTCCTCTTGGGTATAGGAGACAATAATGATCTTCGAATAACGCCGTTATAAAGTGAACATTATAATTATCCGCTTAAAGGCTTTTTAGTAATTTTGTAAAACAATTGCTTCTAATTTCAAGACTTCCAAAAGGTTTCTCGAGTAACTAGTGCTTTCCAATATCtacaacaaaataaaataatagaatAATGGGTGTTTGCACTATTTTTAGGTGGCTCTTTGCTGCTTACTTGCTCTCTTCATATAAGTCGCTTCCTGGGGCATATTTTGTTAGgttttattattatgttaTTCAAAACTTGTTCTTGCCTATGTTTACAGGGTTTGAAACCGAGAATATTAAGAAACttgagaaaaatgaatatgGCTGTTTCTCGTACACCAGCCTAGATACCTATGCCTCTCCATTCGAATGTGACTTCTACTTTCATAAGAGCAATAGCACCTATTTTGCGGAATTGGACATTTCAAGAGGTAATCTCATGTGcaagatttttcaaaaattgatgCTGAATTCCAAGCATTATCCATATATTCCAGTTGCGAACGTTTTCACTAATTTCTTGAAGGAAATCAagccttttcaaaagtacTCGGTTTCATCAAGGATTATCTGTTGGGATGAGAAATGGATTTACGTCATGAGTAGATTCACAATTAAAAAGGGCACCGTCTTATGCTCATTATCATTGACCAAATACGTCCTTAAGGACGGTAGAAAGACCATCAAACCAAAGGATGCTCTTGAATACTGTGGTTTATATAATGAGAAGGTCGCCAAAATTTCTGAGGACAATCTAAAGCTTTTAACCGAGCGTTGTGGTTTCCACGAGACAGTACCATTGGAAAACTTGAGCCAAGAGTACTGTTCAGAAATCTAACTTCTATACACATATAGCCGGTAttataaaatatataaatctatcttctttcaaaagtttcTCTGTGCAGTCTGCGTTATATTTTATCTTCGGTAGAAAACAAGGTAAATTTCCcttatttttcaacatcataaaaatgaaaaacagATATATCTTAAGTAAGATACTTAAGCAGACAAGTTGAATTGGAGAAATACAAAAGCTGTAAGGTTATCAAAAAGGAAGGCATACAGTATAATGGGGGCACAATTATCACTAGTGGTCCAAGCATCACCTTCCATAgccattttttcatatatCGATGTCTTAGAGGAAGTACACTACGTTTCACAGTTAAACTCATCAAGATTCTTAAAAACATGCAAGGCACTGGACCCTAACGGCGAAATTGTTATCAAAGTGTTTATTAAACCAAAAGACCAATATAGCTTACGACCTTTTCTCCAACGTATAAGGGCTCAATCGTTTAAGTTGGGACAACTACCGCACGTTTTAAACTACAGTAAATTGATCGAGACAAATAGAGCCGGCTACATGATACGGCAGCacttaaaaaataatttatatGACAGATTGAGTTTGAGACCTTACTTACAAGACATTGAACTGAAATTCATTGCTTTCCAGTTGTTAAATGCATTAAAGGACATTCATAATCTGAATATTGTCCATGGTGATATAAAGACAGAAAATATCCTAGTAACAAGTTGGAATTGGTGTATATTGACAGATTTTGCTGCATTTATCAAACCCGTATATTTGCCTGAAGATAATCCAGgtgaatttttattctaCTTCGACACCTCGAAGAGAAGAACCTGTTATCTAGCCCCGGAGAGGTTTAACTCTAAACTTTACCAAGATGGAAAATCTAACAATGGTAGGCTAACTAAAGAAATGGACATATTTAGTCTTGGATGTGTTATTGCAGAAATATTTGCTGAAGGAAGACCCATCTTCAACTTATCACAGCTATTCAAATATAAAAGTAATTCATATGACGTAAACAGGGAATTTCTCATGGAGGAAATGAATTCTACCGATTTAAGGAACTTGGTTCTAGACATGATTCAACTAGATCCATCCAAAAGACTTTCATGTGATGAACTACTGAATAAATATCGTGGCATTTTCTTCCCCGATTATTTCTACACTTTCATTTATGATTATTTCAGAAATTTGGTTACTATGACAACAAGCACACCGATATCAGATAACACTTGCACCAATAGTACCTTGGAAGACAATGTAAAACTTTTAGATGAAACTACggaaaaaatatacagAGATTTTTCCCAAATATGTCATTGTTTGGACTTTCCTTTAATAAAAGACGGGGGTGAGATTGGTTCAGACCCCCCAATTTTGGAATCTTACAAAATAGAGATAGAAATTAGTCGGTTTTTAAACACAAACTTATATTTCCCCCAAAATTACCATTTAGTCTTACAGCAGTTTACCAAAGTATCCGAAAAGATAAAATCAGTTAAAGAGGAATGTGCCTTACTCTTTATCTCTTATTTGTCTCATAGTATAAGAAGTATTGTTTCGACTGCTACGAAACTTAAAAATTTAGAACTATTAGCAGTATTTGCACAATTCGTTtctgatgaaaataaaattgatcGAGTCGTACCTTATTTCGTATGTTGTTTTGAAGATAGTGACCAGGACGTCCAGGCCCTATCTTTGTTAACATTAATCCAGGTACTCACCTCTGTAAGAAAATTGAATCAATTGAACGAGAATATATTTGTGGACTACTTACTTCCGAGACTGAAAAGATTACTTATTTCCAATAGGCAGAATACCAATTATTTAAGGATTGTGTTTGCTAATTGTTTGAGCGACTTGGCCATTATCATTAATagatttcaagaatttACATTTGCTCAGCACTGCAATGATAACTCAATGGATAACAACACGGAAATCATGGAAAGCAGTACCAAGTATTCAGCAAAATTGATCCAAAGTGTCGAAGATTTAACTGTCTCTTTTTTAACAGATAATGATACTTATGTAAAGATGGCACTTTTGCAAAACATTCTTCCActttgtaaattttttggtaggGAAAGAACAAACGATATTATACTGAGTCATTTAATAACCTACCTTAATGATAAGGACCCAGCATTGCGAGTTTCCTTAATTCAAACAATATCCGGAATATCAATTCTTTTGGGTACCGTTACATTAGAACAGTATATTTTACCATTGTTAATCCAGACCATCACTGATTCGGAAGAATTAGTAGTGATCAGTGTTTTACAAAGCTTAAAATCTTTGTTCAAGACTGGGTTGATtaggaaaaaatattatattgaTATATCAAAAACAACATCTCCCTTGTTGTTGCATCCTAATAATTGGATAAGACAGTTTACTTTGATGATAATTATAGAAATTATTAATAAGTTATCAAAAGCCGAAGTGTACTGCATTCTCTATCCAATAATAAGGCCTTTCTTCGAATTTGACGTTGAGTTCAACTTCAAATCAATGATAAGCTGTTGCAAGCAACCAGTGTCAAGATCGGTTTACAATCTATTGTGTAGTTGGTCTGTTAGAGCGTCAAAATCtttattttggaaaaaaatcatcacAAATCATGTAGATTCATTCGGAAATAATAGAATCGAATttataacaaaaaattactcAAGTAAAAATTATGGATTTAATAAAAGAGATACGAAATCAAGTTCCTCGCTGAAGGGTATTAAAACATCATCCACCGTCTATTCACATGACAACAAGGAAATTCCCTTAACTGCTGAAGACAGAAATTGGATTGATAAGTTCCACATTATTGGGCTAacagaaaaagatatttggaaaattgTGGCTTTGAGGGGTTATGTAATAAGGACAGCGAGAGTTATGGCAGCGAACCCTGATTTTCcatataataatagtaattaCCGTCCATTAGTACAGAACTCACCACCTAACCTAAACCTTACGAATATTATGCCAAGaaacattttctttgatgtaGAGTTTGCTGAAGAGTCGACAAGTGAGGGACAAGATTCTAACTTAGAGAACCAACAGATATATAAATATGATGAAAGTGAGAAAGATAGCAATAAGCTAAATATTAACGGTAGCAAACAGCTATCTACCGTCATGGACATAAATGGATCACtaatattcaaaaataagTCCATTGCCACTACTACTTCTAATTTGAAGAACGTTTTTGTTCAGTTAGAACCAACGTCCTATCACATGCATTCTCCAAATCATGGCTTGAAAGATAATGCAAATGTTAAACCAGAAAGGAAGGTAGTCGTCAGCAACAGCTATGAAGGCGACGTTGAAAGCATAGAAAAATTCCTATCgactttcaaaattttaccTCCTCTGAGAGATTATAAGGAGTTTGGGCCTATTCAAGAGATTGTACGGAGTCCAAACATGGGTAATTTGAGGGGCAAGTTGATAGCTACTTTGATGGAAAACGAACCCAATTCTATTACGTCTTCTGCTGTTTCTCCAGGAGAAACACCCTATTTAATAACAGGTTCAGATCAAGGTGTAATCAAGATTTGGAACCTGAAAGAGATTATCGTGGGCGAGGTttactcttcttctttaacttATGACTGCTCCTCTACCGTAACTCAGATAACCATGATTCCTAACTTTGACGCGTTTGCCGTTTCCAGTAAAGATGGACAAATAATTGTATTAAAGGTTAATCATTACCAACAAGAAAGTGAagtcaaatttttgaattgcGAATGCATCAGGAAAATTAACTTGAAgaattttggtaaaaatGAATACGCAGTGAGAATGAGAGCATTTGTGAATGAGGAAAAATCTCTACTAGTAGCATTGACGAATTTGTCAAGGGTTATTATATTTGATATTAGAACCCTGGAGAGGTTACAAATTATAGAGAATTCTCCAAGGCATGGTGCCGTTTCAAGCATCTGTATCGATGAAGAGTGTTGTGTCCTAATTTTGGGGACGACTAGAGGTATTATTGATATATGGGATATCCGTTTCAACGTGCTGATAAGGAGTTGGTCCTTTGGGGACCACGCACCAATCACGCATGTGGAGGTTTGTCAGTTTTATGGAAAGAATTCTGTAATTGTTGTAGGAGGTAGTTCAAAAACATTTCTAACAATATGGAATTTTGTTAAGGGGCATTGTCAGTATGCTTTCATAAATTCTGATGAACAGCCATCTATGGAGCACTTTTTACCAATTGAGAAAGGCTTAGAAGAATTAAATTTTTGTGGAATCAGGTCTTTAAACGCACTAAGCACTATCTCAGTATCTAATGATAAAATTCTTCTTACCGATGAAGCAACAAGTTCCATTGTTATGTTTAGCCTAAATGagctttcttcttctaaagCAGTAATAAGTCCTTCAAGATTCAGTGACGTTTTTATTCCTACACAAGTTACGGCAAATCTCACAATGTtattgagaaaaatgaaacgTACTAGCACTCATTCAGTAGATGATTCTCTATATCATCATGATATTATAAATTCTATATCTACATGTGAAGTTGATGAGACACCTTTGCTGGTTGCTTGTGATAACTCAGGGCTTATTGGAATCTTccaataattttttttattttattcagCTTCTTTATTCTAAATGCGTATAAATTTGTATTCACCTTAAACATTTTCGATCATTTAGGAAAGGGCTTGCAACGCGTTGAAGTACCCTTTTcacgaaaaaaatggttgTATACGTAAATAAAGAACAATGTATGGATTATGGTATAGAATAATAGTAGTCACATATTGCAGCTAGTTAAATGAGCCAGATCGTTGATTTTGTTGAGGACAAAGATTCAAGAAACGATGCCAGTATTCAGATCATCGATGGACCCTCAAATGTTGAAATTATCGCTCTCTCGGAATCAATGGATCAAGATGAGTGCAAAAGGGCACATGTAAGCTCTGCAGAGATGATTCCATCATCACCGCAAAGAAAATCTGTTTCGAATGATGTTGAGAATGTTGACCTAAACAAATCTATCGAACTTTCTGCGCCGTTCTTCCAAGATATCAGTATAAGCAAGCTAGATGACTTTTCTACAACAGTAAATTCCATCATAGATTCGTCTCTCAGAAATGAGAATAATGCAAAAGGAAACGCgaaaaa
Encoded here:
- the VPS15 gene encoding ubiquitin-binding serine/threonine protein kinase VPS15 (Serine/threonine protein kinase involved in vacuolar protein sorting; functions as a membrane-associated complex with Vps34p; active form recruits Vps34p to the Golgi membrane; interacts with the GDP-bound form of Gpa1p; myristoylated; a fraction is localized, with Vps34p, to nuclear pores at nucleus-vacuole junctions and may facilitate transcription elongation for genes positioned at the nuclear periphery) produces the protein MGAQLSLVVQASPSIAIFSYIDVLEEVHYVSQLNSSRFLKTCKALDPNGEIVIKVFIKPKDQYSLRPFLQRIRAQSFKLGQLPHVLNYSKLIETNRAGYMIRQHLKNNLYDRLSLRPYLQDIELKFIAFQLLNALKDIHNLNIVHGDIKTENILVTSWNWCILTDFAAFIKPVYLPEDNPGEFLFYFDTSKRRTCYLAPERFNSKLYQDGKSNNGRLTKEMDIFSLGCVIAEIFAEGRPIFNLSQLFKYKSNSYDVNREFLMEEMNSTDLRNLVLDMIQLDPSKRLSCDELLNKYRGIFFPDYFYTFIYDYFRNLVTMTTSTPISDNTCTNSTLEDNVKLLDETTEKIYRDFSQICHCLDFPLIKDGGEIGSDPPILESYKIEIEISRFLNTNLYFPQNYHLVLQQFTKVSEKIKSVKEECALLFISYLSHSIRSIVSTATKLKNLELLAVFAQFVSDENKIDRVVPYFVCCFEDSDQDVQALSLLTLIQVLTSVRKLNQLNENIFVDYLLPRLKRLLISNRQNTNYLRIVFANCLSDLAIIINRFQEFTFAQHCNDNSMDNNTEIMESSTKYSAKLIQSVEDLTVSFLTDNDTYVKMALLQNILPLCKFFGRERTNDIILSHLITYLNDKDPALRVSLIQTISGISILLGTVTLEQYILPLLIQTITDSEELVVISVLQSLKSLFKTGLIRKKYYIDISKTTSPLLLHPNNWIRQFTLMIIIEIINKLSKAEVYCILYPIIRPFFEFDVEFNFKSMISCCKQPVSRSVYNLLCSWSVRASKSLFWKKIITNHVDSFGNNRIEFITKNYSSKNYGFNKRDTKSSSSLKGIKTSSTVYSHDNKEIPLTAEDRNWIDKFHIIGLTEKDIWKIVALRGYVIRTARVMAANPDFPYNNSNYRPLVQNSPPNLNLTNIMPRNIFFDVEFAEESTSEGQDSNLENQQIYKYDESEKDSNKLNINGSKQLSTVMDINGSLIFKNKSIATTTSNLKNVFVQLEPTSYHMHSPNHGLKDNANVKPERKVVVSNSYEGDVESIEKFLSTFKILPPLRDYKEFGPIQEIVRSPNMGNLRGKLIATLMENEPNSITSSAVSPGETPYLITGSDQGVIKIWNLKEIIVGEVYSSSLTYDCSSTVTQITMIPNFDAFAVSSKDGQIIVLKVNHYQQESEVKFLNCECIRKINLKNFGKNEYAVRMRAFVNEEKSLLVALTNLSRVIIFDIRTLERLQIIENSPRHGAVSSICIDEECCVLILGTTRGIIDIWDIRFNVLIRSWSFGDHAPITHVEVCQFYGKNSVIVVGGSSKTFLTIWNFVKGHCQYAFINSDEQPSMEHFLPIEKGLEELNFCGIRSLNALSTISVSNDKILLTDEATSSIVMFSLNELSSSKAVISPSRFSDVFIPTQVTANLTMLLRKMKRTSTHSVDDSLYHHDIINSISTCEVDETPLLVACDNSGLIGIFQ
- the RXT2 gene encoding Rxt2p (Component of the histone deacetylase Rpd3L complex; possibly involved in cell fusion and invasive growth; relocalizes to the cytosol in response to hypoxia); its protein translation is MTIRSSMKNNAELESKSVLANESNIISTFTRRIIKEKSGNYQVLKRSLDGKLIYPEATGISSNRGNKLLQRSEVVTRRDLNNSKPMIEQTVFYNGSEHRLLQTNIVTDSRRKRIKFTPDINVEPVLVGDENDIDGSEKEDENITDEYYGEEDDDDLSKLVNVKEILTPILSLGDIINHKTISRTFSSPILKNLALQIILMIEKEQMSVVRYSQFLEVFLGDHPEPIYESNLNLPSYNHNLTLPEDRGASDEDDINNKNNINEVNSNSLSTEAGHINNGMEEFGEEDPFFALPRLEQSNALLSLLPSSSGSASISTLTAAEQQQLNEEIESARQLSQIALQRNKEFIRNLQKIRKSVIKANRIRGRILNWSREYLGISDDDITIPVALRVVKRGLISATTNKTTNFEEEIENTMEDGVVDDNEPDEEANRA
- a CDS encoding uncharacterized protein (hypothetical protein; green fluorescent protein (GFP)-fusion protein localizes to the ER), whose amino-acid sequence is MGVCTIFRWLFAAYLLSSYKSLPGAYFVRFYYYVIQNLFLPMFTGFETENIKKLEKNEYGCFSYTSLDTYASPFECDFYFHKSNSTYFAELDISRGNLMCKIFQKLMLNSKHYPYIPVANVFTNFLKEIKPFQKYSVSSRIICWDEKWIYVMSRFTIKKGTVLCSLSLTKYVLKDGRKTIKPKDALEYCGLYNEKVAKISEDNLKLLTERCGFHETVPLENLSQEYCSEI